The following are encoded in a window of Rosa chinensis cultivar Old Blush chromosome 4, RchiOBHm-V2, whole genome shotgun sequence genomic DNA:
- the LOC112195970 gene encoding pre-mRNA splicing factor SR-like 1 isoform X2, which produces MSSWVHLGVGISKLQLKFSPGSNGRMTTMGVYVRDLLLGQYYFDTLFPRIPVPVLRQITANLEKMKLPTKLSGVTGEATRHGSDDTARRPPSVKAALSVSFGQRAPHRASTRDSSPVRRTLPPPPPYEKASTDDLQSRRSQSREYSDRDYSDRDRDRGKDRDRNRERDRDSDRDRERERYKERERGRDRDRSRDRERSSDSDRRSRYAERESRRDYYESSRDGGRHSRRSRSRSRSRSRSRSRSLQAGTAPHVSPPRDVNKDRTSVSSNLAKLRDLYGDVSVQKGDTSMDRIPRSDNGAEEVIRLGGHRWK; this is translated from the exons ATGAGCAGTTGGGTGCATCTTGGAGTCGGAATCTCAAAACTGCAACTA AAATTCTCTCCAGGTTCCAATGGACGAATGACCACTATGGGTGTATATGTGCGTGATTTGCTACTTGGGCAG TACTACTTTGATACACTTTTCCCTCGCATACCTGTTCCTGTGTTGCGGCAGATTACAGCTAATCTTGAGAAGATGAAACTCCCAACAAAACTCTCTGGTGTTACTGGGGAGGCTACCCGTCATGGATCTGATGACACTGCCCGTCGCCCACCTTCTGTGAAAGCGGCACTTTCAGTCTCCTTTGGTCAACGTGCCCCACACCGTGCTTCGACGAGGGACTCATCACCTGTTCGTCGAACTTTACCGCCACCGCCACCTTATGAAAAAGCTAGCACTGATGATTTACAGAGCCGTCGTAGCCAGAGCCGTGAGTATTCTGACAGAGACTATTCGGACAGGGACAGGGATAGGGGAAAGGACCGGGATCGGAATCGGGAAAGAGACAGGGATAGTGATCGTGATCGTGAACGAGAAAGGTACAAGGAACGGGAGAGGGGTCGAGATAGAGACAGATCAAGGGATAGAGAACGAAGTTCTGATTCTGATAGGAGGTCAAGATATGCAGAGAGAGAAAGCCGGAGGGACTATTATGAGAGTAGCCGTGATGGTGGTAGACATTCTCGTAGGAGTAGGAGTCGAAGCCGCAGTAGAAGCAGGAGTAGGAGTCGGAGCTTGCAAGCTGGCACTGCTCCTCATGTAAGCCCGCCAAGAGATGTAAACAAGGATAGAACATCTGTATCTAGCAATCTGGCAAAACTTAGGGATCTTTATGGTGATGTGAGTGTCCAAAAAGGGGATACTAGTATGGATAGGATTCCGAGGAGCGATAACGGTGCTGAAGAGGTGATTAGGCTTGGTGGTCACCGATGGAAATAG
- the LOC112195972 gene encoding ABC transporter I family member 17 isoform X2 yields MTSQAHITLSEENEEEEAVLVINDGEADGNVKFRIRNLTRRSERTGGGGGAIILNELSVDIPKGVIVGIIGPSGSGKSTLLRALNRLWEPPAGTVFLDGHDIKELDVLSLRRKVGMLFQLPVLFEGTVADNVRYGPQLSGKKLTDQDVHKLLTLAGLDSSFFSKTGSEISVGQAQRVALARTLANSPEVLLLDEPTSALDPISTEHIEGVLEKLKKKRGMTIIMVSHSIKQIQRIADVVCLLVNGEVVEVLTPDKLSEAKHPMALRFLELSS; encoded by the exons ATGACTTCTCAGGCACACATCACTCTTTCAG aggagaatgaagaagaagaagcagtacTGGTAATCAATGATGGAGAAGCTGACGGCAACGTGAAGTTTCGGATACGAAATCTGACCAGAAGATCAGAGAggacaggaggaggaggaggagctatCATACTGAATGAGCTGAGCGTGGACATCCCAAAAGGAGTGATCGTCGGAATCATAGGCCCAAGTGGCAGCGGCAAATCCACGCTTCTCCGAGCACTCAACCGCCTCTGGGAGCCGCCTGCCGGCACTGTCTTCTTGGACGGCCATGATATTAAAGAACTCGATGTTCTCAGTCTCCGGAGGAAGGTCGGAATGCTCTTCCAGCTTCCTGTTCTTTTTGAAG GTACTGTTGCAGACAACGTTCGTTATGGTCCTCAGTTGAGTGGGAAGAAGCTGACTGATCAAGATGTTCATAAGCTACTGACCCTTGCAGGCCTTGATTCATCTTTTTTCAGTAAAACAGGTTCTGAAATATCTGTAGGCCAAGCCCAAAGAGTTGCACTTGCTAGGACCCTAGCCAATTCACCTGAG GTTTTGCTGTTAGACGAGCCTACTAGCGCCTTGGATCCAATATCAACAGAGCACATAGAAGGTGTTTTAGAAAAGCTGAAGAAGAAACGGGGCATGACAATCATAATGGTCTCACACAGCATCAAACAAATCCAGAGAATTGCTGATGTAGTGTGTCTCCTTGTGAATGGTGAGGTTGTTGAAGTTTTAACACCAGATAAACTCTCAGAAGCCAAGCACCCTATGGCCTTGAGGTTTCTTGAACTCAGCTCTTAA
- the LOC112195972 gene encoding ABC transporter I family member 17 isoform X1, with translation MTSQAHITLSAEENEEEEAVLVINDGEADGNVKFRIRNLTRRSERTGGGGGAIILNELSVDIPKGVIVGIIGPSGSGKSTLLRALNRLWEPPAGTVFLDGHDIKELDVLSLRRKVGMLFQLPVLFEGTVADNVRYGPQLSGKKLTDQDVHKLLTLAGLDSSFFSKTGSEISVGQAQRVALARTLANSPEVLLLDEPTSALDPISTEHIEGVLEKLKKKRGMTIIMVSHSIKQIQRIADVVCLLVNGEVVEVLTPDKLSEAKHPMALRFLELSS, from the exons ATGACTTCTCAGGCACACATCACTCTTTCAG cagaggagaatgaagaagaagaagcagtacTGGTAATCAATGATGGAGAAGCTGACGGCAACGTGAAGTTTCGGATACGAAATCTGACCAGAAGATCAGAGAggacaggaggaggaggaggagctatCATACTGAATGAGCTGAGCGTGGACATCCCAAAAGGAGTGATCGTCGGAATCATAGGCCCAAGTGGCAGCGGCAAATCCACGCTTCTCCGAGCACTCAACCGCCTCTGGGAGCCGCCTGCCGGCACTGTCTTCTTGGACGGCCATGATATTAAAGAACTCGATGTTCTCAGTCTCCGGAGGAAGGTCGGAATGCTCTTCCAGCTTCCTGTTCTTTTTGAAG GTACTGTTGCAGACAACGTTCGTTATGGTCCTCAGTTGAGTGGGAAGAAGCTGACTGATCAAGATGTTCATAAGCTACTGACCCTTGCAGGCCTTGATTCATCTTTTTTCAGTAAAACAGGTTCTGAAATATCTGTAGGCCAAGCCCAAAGAGTTGCACTTGCTAGGACCCTAGCCAATTCACCTGAG GTTTTGCTGTTAGACGAGCCTACTAGCGCCTTGGATCCAATATCAACAGAGCACATAGAAGGTGTTTTAGAAAAGCTGAAGAAGAAACGGGGCATGACAATCATAATGGTCTCACACAGCATCAAACAAATCCAGAGAATTGCTGATGTAGTGTGTCTCCTTGTGAATGGTGAGGTTGTTGAAGTTTTAACACCAGATAAACTCTCAGAAGCCAAGCACCCTATGGCCTTGAGGTTTCTTGAACTCAGCTCTTAA
- the LOC112198872 gene encoding uncharacterized protein LOC112198872: MTKKEWQQANYQDKRQKDQQYHNRGHRSFHNDSRDNRDNCHNKVAANAQKFEVFTVLMASYEEIYDQCKDQIPPPPPRKYPRVGKPRNTSKWCKHHEDSGHNTNDCNALKTAIESLYRNGKLEQYKVRQPPPVVANIETMWRINTIDGGAFIGSLSHGARKRFECANHPKEVFNIRYDRSAKMTRTGWEPITFSEEEERGIHSPHDDLFLIDAVLDKWSVERVLVDSGSTVNVIVNDYYKQLQCNNKLLQDHEPLLSFSGDVTQPLGSYYMRLSIETVLCTAEIHIEFIVVDCFSSYNAIIGRPALNKLKCIIVGYMLLMKFPTPNGTSSVKGSQSIARECYAITVSRSRGRHEILTVANTPQLTDKIDDPRDDEEKYYKKSPSTQRHRSAL; encoded by the coding sequence ATGACAAAAAAAGAGTGGCAACAGGCCAACTACCAagacaagcggcaaaaggaccagCAGTATCACAATAGGGGCCACAGATCTTTTCACAATGATAGCCGCGACAATCGTGACAACTGCCACAACAAGGTCGCCGCAAATGCTCAAAAGTTTGAGGTTTTCACAGTCTTAATGGCatcatatgaagaaatatatgatcaGTGTAAGGATCAaatcccaccaccacccccaagaaaataccctaGGGTAGGAAAACCTAGAAACACTAGCAAATGGTGCAAACATCATGAAGatagcggtcacaacaccaacgaCTGCAATGCCCTCAAGACTGCAATTGAGTCATTATACCGCAATGGAAAGTTGGAGCAGTACAAGGTCCGACAACCACCTCCGGTTGTCGCCAACATCGAAACAATGTGGCGAATTAACACCATTGATGGCGGTGCTTTCATAGGCAGCTTATCACATGGAGCAAGAAAGCGTTTTGAGTGTGCTAACCACCCAAAAGAAGTATTCAACATCCGCTATGACCGATCCGCCAAAATGACCAGAACAGGTTGGGAACCAATCACTTTCTctgaggaggaagagagaggtaTTCATTCACCCCATGACGACCTATTTCTGATAGATGCAGTCCTCGACAAGTGGTCCGTAGAAAGGGTACTGGTAGATAGCGGGTCCACTGTCAACGTCATAGTCAATGACTATTATAAGCAACTGCAATGCAACAATAAACTGCTACAAGACCACGAGCCGCTACTAAGTTTTTCCGGAGATGTAACCCAACCTCTAGGGTCATATTATATGCGCCTATCCATTGAGACAGTCCTATGTACAGCGGAAATACATATTGAGTTCATTGTGGTAGATTGCTTCAGCTCATACAATGCCATTATCGGTCGCCCAgctctcaacaaactcaaatgcatcatcgtcGGGTATATGTTACTCATGAAGTTCCCAACACCTAACGGCACTAGTTCCGTCAAGGGAAGCCAATCAATTGCACGAGAGTGTTACGCAATAACGGTGTCGAGGTCAAGAGGTCGCCATGAAATCTTAACGGTAGCCAACACACCACAGTTGACCGACAAAATTGATGACCCCAGGGATGACGAGGAAAAATACTACAAAAAGAGTCCGTCAACCCAGAGACATCGCTCCGCATTGTAA
- the LOC112197782 gene encoding ribosomal RNA processing protein 1 homolog A, whose amino-acid sequence MDGETASESGLTLIKQLASCNNGSRGRALRVLLKTWLPTQLNLSDDHMKKLWKGLFYCMWHADKAPAQAQLIDRLSSLVPSLHLPLAIDYFSAFLLTMRREWSGIDALRLDKFYLLIRRFMASFFALMRNNSWDLELVKKLMGVLMEGSFFAEDKFPAKGVNYHIASVFLEELRPFMPVRKEVVDVVLVEFVRVMAKANDKVLVGKVKGSMFDVLLGMGRRLLEVRKLGEDVDSGDDVVVFGSVALCLGFSSRFHEMGESEECCQGNRKVLFGLDEEFLKLEKELAASGIEVLIPDAVRNDGDEEVPSLIPIVGGGMEVDGSEPGEVANGSAGKPLKKCKKREKDPGGADVKAEKKKKKKKKEKKQNGILDSDPEKSHTDRENENVDANGENPDNEQVTDGDEIKLDDYAISNLQMQFEKIAAEAGLDHDLPSACELPTATANGTVSKKRKRVKKADEVVEDGTKAKSGEKSAKKVKFSMKNNLVWKPQSPLPPQNLRLPPSATPRGSALKQGVPPGPVREMPPPTKKVKRLVKKTRKVVKRVKKLKSRSP is encoded by the coding sequence ATGGACGGCGAAACGGCATCGGAATCCGGCCTAACACTGATAAAGCAGCTCGCATCTTGCAACAATGGCAGCCGCGGCCGGGCCCTTAGGGTTCTCCTCAAGACCTGGCTCCCCACCCAGCTGAACCTCTCCGACGACCACATGAAGAAGCTCTGGAAAGGCCTCTTCTACTGCATGTGGCACGCCGACAAGGCCCCGGCCCAGGCCCAACTCATCGACCGCCTCTCCTCCCTCGTCCCCAGCCTCCACCTCCCGCTCGCCATCGACTACTTCTCGGCGTTCCTCCTCACCATGCGCCGCGAATGGTCCGGCATCGACGCCCTGAGGTTAGACAAGTTCTACCTTTTGATTCGTAGATTCATGGCTAGCTTCTTTGCTTTGATGAGGAATAATTCTTGGGATTTGGAGCTTGTGAAAAAATTGATGGGGGTTTTAATGGAGGGGAGTTTTTTCGCCGAGGATAAGTTTCCGGCGAAAGGGGTTAATTACCATATTGCCTCTGTGTTTCTTGAGGAATTGAGGCCGTTTATGCCGGTGAGGAAGGAAGTGGTTGACGTGGTTTTGGTGGAGTTTGTTAGGGTTATGGCGAAAGCCAATGATAAGGTGTTGGTGGGGAAGGTTAAGGGGAGTATGTTTGATGTGTTGCTTGGGATGGGGAGGAGGCTGTTGGAGGTTAGGAAGTTGGGGGAGGATGTGGATTCGGGGGATGATGTGGTGGTGTTTGGGTCGGTTGCGCTGTGCTTGGGGTTTTCGAGCAGGTTTCATGAAATGGGGGAGTCCGAGGAGTGCTGTCAGGGGAATAGGAAGGTGTTGTTTGGGTTGGACGAGGAGTTTTTGAAGTTGGAGAAGGAGTTGGCGGCTTCTGGGATTGAGGTTTTGATTCCTGATGCTGTGAGGAATGACGGTGATGAGGAAGTGCCGAGTTTGATTCCTATTGTGGGTGGGGGGATGGAGGTTGACGGCTCGGAACCTGGCGAGGTTGCCAATGGGTCTGCTGGGAAGCCTTTGAAGAAGTGCAAGAAGCGAGAGAAGGACCCTGGTGGTGCTGATGTTAaggcagagaagaagaagaagaaaaagaagaaggagaagaagcagAATGGGATTTTGGATTCTGACCCTGAGAAGAGCCATACGGATAGGGAGAATGAGAATGTGGATGCAAATGGTGAGAACCCAGATAATGAACAGGTTACCGATGGTGATGAGATAAAACTCGATGATTATGCGATCTCCAACCTCCAGATGCAGTTTGAGAAGATTGCTGCTGAAGCAGGCTTGGATCATGATCTTCCAAGTGCCTGTGAATTGCCGACAGCTACAGCTAATGGTACTGTCTctaagaagagaaagagagtgaAGAAAGCTGATGAAGTTGTGGAGGATGGCACCAAGGCAAAGAGTGGGGAGAAGAGTGCAAAGAAGGTAAAGTTTTCCATGAAAAACAACTTGGTGTGGAAGCCACAAAGCCCTTTACCCCCTCAAAATCTAAGATTGCCCCCGTCTGCTACACCTAGAGGAAGTGCACTCAAGCAAGGAGTACCTCCAGGTCCCGTCAGGGAAATGCCTCCCCCAACCAAAAAAGTGAAAAGACTTGTGAAGAAGACTCGGAAAGTTGTCAAACGCGTGAAGAAGTTGAAATCTCGTTCTCCTTAG